One window of the Zea mays cultivar B73 chromosome 3, Zm-B73-REFERENCE-NAM-5.0, whole genome shotgun sequence genome contains the following:
- the LOC103651032 gene encoding protein UPSTREAM OF FLC, translated as MAVAAAGSRARAEQARLQWREQEPRSPEMAAPPRPPRPRPARAAVVYYLARNGHLEHPHFMEVALSCPDGLYLRDVIDRLDALRGKGMARVYSWASKRSYRNGFVWHDLADDDYIHPVVGREYVLKGTERLHPVPPPALLDAAAASSSSSGSQETPTSSSSAGWEARGRTAHRMKSASACGAADAELGEYVAYKGEERAADAATQTEDGGRGHGHSHSQRRVLAPAAQEELSRAETTSPPTASTSPETLEALIRADGRVVAAVSGSGRARASSVLMQLISCGSVSVRDASVVPRAQAQAQAHHHHHHHHRARRPPRPPASAAVDLPSYRAKIVEDKEYFSGSIIETAKRSPADDVTSLDLAVLRRSSSYNAERVIKLEVAKEAGDLHDRCIPRKPKGKKDGWLPGHLLQLQRAGAAGE; from the exons ATGGCGGTTGCGGCGGCGGGCAGCAGGGCGAGAGCGGAGCAGGCCAGGCTGCAGTGGCGGGAGCAGGAGCCCCGGAGCCCCGAGATGGCCGCGCCGCCAAGGCCGCCCAGGCCGCGCCCGGCGAGGGCGGCGGTCGTGTACTACCTGGCGAGGAACGGCCACCTCGAGCACCCGCACTTCATGGAGGTCGCGCTCTCCTGCCCCGACGGCCTCTACCTCCGAG ATGTGATCGACCGGCTCGACGCGCTGAGAGGCAAAGGGATGGCGCGCGTGTACTCATGGGCGTCCAAGAG gagctaccggaacggCTTCGTGTGGCACGACCTGGCGGACGACGACTACATCCACCCGGTGGTCGGCCGGGAGTACGTGCTCAAGGGCACCGAGCGCCTGCACCCGGTGCCGCCGCCGGCGCTGCTGGACGCGGCGGCCGCGTCCTCCTCGTCGTCCGGCTCGCAGGAGACGCCCACCTCGTCGTCCTCTGCCGGGTGGGAGGCGCGCGGCAGGACGGCTCACCGGATGAAGAGCGCCAGCGCGTGTGGCGCGGCCGACGCCGAGCTCGGGGAGTACGTGGCGTACAAGGGCGAGGAGCGCGCCGCGGACGCCGCGACGCAGACCGAGGACGGCGGCCGCGGCCACGGCCACAGCCACAGCCAGAGGCGCGTCCTGGCTCCCGCCGCGCAGGAGGAGCTGAGCAGGGCGGAGACGACGTCGCCGCCGACGGCGTCCACGAGCCCCGAGACGCTGGAGGCGCTCATCAGGGCGGACGGGCGCGTTGTGGCGGCCGTCAGCGGcagcggccgggccagggcgTCCTCCGTGCTCATGCAGCTCATCTCGTGCGGGTCCGTGTCCGTGCGGGACGCCTCGGTGGTGCCGCGCGCGCAGGCGCAGGCACaggcgcaccaccaccaccaccaccaccaccgcgcccgccgcccgccccgcCCGCCGGCGTCCGCGGCCGTCGACCTGCCGTCGTACCGCGCCAAGATCGTGGAGGACAAGGAGTACTTCAGCGGGAGCATCATCGAGACCGCGAAGCGCTCGCCGGCCGACGACGTCACGTCCCTGGACCTGGCCGTTCTCCGGCGCTCGTCGTCGTACAACGCGGAGAG GGTGATAAAGCTGGAGGTGGCGAAGGAGGCCGGGGACCTGCACGACCGCTGCATCCCGCGGAAGCCCAAGGGCAAGAAAGACGGCTGGCTACCTGGTCATCTCCTGCAGCTGCAGCGCGCAGGCGCAGCAGGGGAATAG
- the LOC103651033 gene encoding zinc finger protein ZAT9, with amino-acid sequence MVMTLTRDEAEGSKDMQGVRAHAEELSTLSSAVAAGTDGTPRPPSSGAAARRAMAAEGVFECKTCSKRFPSFQALGGHRTSHTRLQARTMLSDQAAAERDRARAHECAVCGLEFAMGQALGGHMRRHRGEAPPPAAQPADRDMPDLNLPPLDDGNGSADGQGPRRSEDDRGSSKPQLLNLLV; translated from the coding sequence ATGGTCATGACGCTTACGAGAGACGAAGCAGAGGGGAGCAAGGATATGCAGGGCGTCCGGGCGCACGCCGAGGAGCTGTCCACGCTGTCGTCGGCGGTGGCGGCAGGCACCGACGGCACGCCGCGGCCGCCGTCCTCGGGCGCCGCAGCCCGCAGGGCCATGGCGGCCGAGGGCGTGTTCGAGTGCAAGACGTGCAGCAAGCGCTTCCCGTCGTTCCAGGCGCTCGGCGGGCACCGCACCAGCCACACGCGGCTGCAGGCGCGGACGATGCTCAGCGACCAGGCGGCGGCCGAGAGGgacagggcgcgggcgcacgagtgCGCCGTCTGCGGCCTCGAGTTCGCCATGGGCCAGGCGCTCGGCGGACACATGCGCCGCCACAGGGGCGAGGCGCCGCCGCCAGCCGCGCAGCCGGCGGACCGGGACATGCCGGACCTCAACCTGCCGCCGTTGGACGACGGTAACGGCAGCGCCGATGGCCAAGGTCCACGGCGGTCGGAAGACGATCGCGGTTCTTCCAAGCCTCAGCTGCTCAACCTGCTCGTATAG
- the LOC100284942 gene encoding zinc finger, C2H2 type family protein, protein MQPPTTAKRDRAAWEADAGAADTARLLMLLAQAQAQQQQRLLQHAYHHGVAPLFPAGRVFECKTCSRQFPTFQALGGHRASHKRPRALQQQQPVVVADDHDAGLCLGRQPPKPRRVHECPVCGLEFAIGQALGGHMRRHRADAEVRPPPDKARDVAGGICLDLNLTPSENCAKCRSVVVLGAAAGQGVHKALAMLDCSL, encoded by the coding sequence ATGCAGCCGCCGACGACGGCCAAGAGGGACAGGGCGGCGTGGGAGGCGGACGCGGGCGCCGCGGACACGGCCCGCCTGCTCATGCTCCTCGCGCAGGCGCaggcgcagcagcagcagcgcctCCTGCAGCACGCCTACCACCACGGGGTGGCGCCGTTGTTCCCCGCGGGGCGCGTGTTCGAGTGCAAGACGTGCAGCCGGCAGTTCCCCACGTTCCAGGCGCTCGGGGGCCACCGCGCCAGCCACAAGCGCCCGAGGgcgctccagcagcagcagccagTCGTCGTCGCCGACGACCACGACGCGGGGCTGTGCCTGGGGCGCCAGCCGCCCAAGCCGAGGCGGGTGCACGAGTGCCCCGTGTGCGGCCTCGAGTTCGCCATCGGCCAGGCGCTCGGCGGCCACATGCGCCGGCACCGTGCCGACGCCGAGGTGCGGCCGCCGCCCGACAAGGCCCGCGACGTCGCCGGCGGGATCTGCCTCGACCTCAACCTCACGCCGTCCGAGAACTGCGCCAAGTGCCGGAGCGTCGTCGTGCTAGGCGCCGCCGCCGGCCAGGGTGTGCATAAGGCGCTCGCCATGTTAGATTGCTCGCTGTAG